The nucleotide sequence CTACGGGGCTGCAGCTCTTGGAAACCGATGAGATGCTTTTTTACGAGTGATACTCGCGTGAAAACTCATAGAAAAATATCAAAAGGTTTGAACATTACGCGTCAAACAAACTTACGGTAAAGTTCACACTTATTTGGCGATTACAGGAAGGCGAGGATATTAGAAACAACACCCCAGCAAAACTTCCTCGCCAGCGGTCATAAGCGTTGCTTTCCTGAAAACCTGTCTACATGTTTCGATCCTTACTATAAATTGTCCAAACTTTAGTATTATTATTAAACGCGAAATTTAGGAATATGCTCATGCGGCACACCCCCAACGAAGTCTGGCTGGAAATATTAGAGAGGCTCAGTGACACAGCACAACAGGATGTTTACCTTCACCAAGCCGTCCCCCTTTCAATTACAGCGGAGGCATTGAACATAGCCGTCCCTTCTGCTTACACGCGTGCGCGAATTGAAGAACGATTTCGTACCGATATCCAACGGGTGTTAGCGACACTTATCGGTGCACAGTGTGCCCTAATTCTCACTGTAGATGAATCCACGTCCGAGGACAGCACCGATCTTGAAGAAACTCAGCCCGAGGGAAGTTTTAACCAATTACACGATTCAGAAAAGACTTCAGATAGAGGTGAACCCGCGTCATTGACACAAAGTGAGACGGGGTTGAATCCTAACTATCGATTTGATAGATTTATTGTCGGTTCAAGCAATATGATTTGTCACGCCACAGCCTTGGCGGTTTCTGAAAATCCTGGACGCGACTACAATCCGCTCTTTATCTATGGTGGTGTTGGATTGGGAAAAACCCATCTGTTACATGCAATTGGCAATCGGCTTTTAGCGAACCAACCTGATAAGAAGGTCCTCTACGTCACATCAGAAACCTTCATGAATGAATATGTTGAGTCCATTGTCAATCGAGGATCGGCGCAAGGATTCCGGACAAAATACCGAACAGCAGATATGCTCTTGATTGATGACATACAGTTCTTACAACGTAAGGAGGGAACACAAGAGGAATTCTTCAATACATTTAATGCCCTCCACATGAACTCAAATCAAATAGTCATGAGCAGTGACCGGACACCAGATAACCTCGAAAATCTCGAAGAACGCCTCCAATCCCGGTTCCAGTCAGGTATGGTAGCCGAAATTAACATGCCGCAATACGAAATACGGATCGCTATCCTGCGCCAAAAATGCCGAGATCAAGGATGGGGGAGTGTCCCCGATGAAGTACTCAGTTACATCGCTGAGGTTGTCACAACCAACATCCGAGAATTAGAAGGTACTCTTTTGCGCCTAATCGCTCAAGCTACGATACTCAAAGAAGATTTGACCTTAGAATTCGCACGGCAAGTACTGAACGATGTCGGTACCCCTTCACCGATTCGACTCCGAAAAACTGCTACATCCAAAGGAATACAGACAGCAGTCGCCGATCACTTTGGAATTGAAATAGAGGACCTCGTGTCTCAGAAACGGACAAGGGAATTGGCGAGAGCGCGTCAGATCGCTATGTACATGTGTAGAGAACTCACACAGATGTCATATTCAAATATTGCCCAAGCTTTTAATAGGGAAGATCATACCACTATCCTCTATGCCTGCAGACAAATAGAAAAAATGATTGCGGAAAATGACGAAGAGCAAGAAATGATTACTCTATTACTCAATCAATTCCGCTAACGAAATCCGCTGGTGTTGGCATCCGAAGTTGCCACTTTTCAGTTTTACGGTGCTTTTTAAACCTGTGGATAACCTGTGGATAACCTGTGGATAACTTTGTAATTCTTTGTGGATAGATTGTGGATAACTTGTGGATAGATTACAGGGTTTCTGCGTTTGTGGATAACCTGTGGATAAGTCAAAAAGTTATCCACAGGTTATCCACAGGGTACTTGTCAATGGTGACAAGGGTTTAAGCGAGTTATCCACTTATCCACAGCCCCTACTACTACTACTAAATTTAATACTATAATATATATATAGAAATTAGTACAAATATTAGGGGTGTGGACAAGTATCAAAAATCATCGAAAAATTATCAAATAGTACACAATGGCGAAGGAAAATTTTTACGTTTACAAACAGATGTTATTAAGCCATATCGTTCTACGCAATTTCCGTAACTATATTGATTGCGAAGTTAACTTTCCTAAGCCTGTCAATTTAATTATTGGTGGGAACGCGCAGGGCAAAACAAGTTTGCTTGAAGCAATCTATTTCCTTTGTACCGCTGAATCACATCGTGCGACTCGCGATGGTGAACTGATTCGGCATAATGAAACGGGATTCTATTTGAAGGGAACGTTAGAAAATAGTAGTGACGATGTGATGTCTCTTGAAGCAACAAAGCGCGCACGAGGTGAGTTTAAATTGAAAAAGAACGGTGTGCTTCAAACAAAGCGTTCCGAATGGATCGGTCAGTTTAATGCTGTACTCTTCTCGCCGGAATCGCTCATATTGGTGAAAGGGGGACCGTCAGAACGGCGAAGGTTTTTAGATCTGCTTATCTCACAGATTGACAACAACTACCTAAAAAACTTACAGCAGTACAGACTTGTTCTCAAGCAGCGAAATGAACTATTGAAGCAAATTCGCATGGCGTTAGCGAATACAGTTCAATTAGATGTTTGGGACAAACTTTTAATTGCACACGGTACCGCAATTATTGTAAAGAGATCAGAAATTTTTCACCAATTGAAAGCCTACGCCACGCGAAATCACCAGAGACTCACAGGAGATCAAGAAAACCTCTTATTGACGTATCGTTCTGCACTGGTGCGGAACGATACGTCAGTAAGAGATGTAGAGGATGAGACTACGGAAAATTTGATAAACGAAGCGGAGGATGAATTAGAGGTCGGCTCCGTTGAGTCCGAGAGCGAAATCAAGGTAGCAAAGCACTTCGGTGAGGCACTGAGTGCCTCGCGGCGTGCAGATTTACAGAGAGGAACGACTCTTGTCGGACCGCACCGCGACGATTTTTTAATCGAATTGGAGAATACATTTGCAACGCACGACCTCAATTCTCAAGGCGAGAATTCTGCTAAGGTTTTAGAACTTCCAGAGATTGAGACAGAAGACCAAAAAGACACAGCGTCTGAGCCACCCCTTCCTACGCTACCAGAAGCAGCGACACTCCAAACAAGTGAAATATTCCGGGAGGGAGCACGGGCTTATGGGTCACAGGGTCAACAGCGGACGATTGCATTAGCACTTAAATTAGCAGAGTTAGAGTTAATACGCGCTATAACAGGTCGGGATCCAATAGTACTTCTGGATGATGTCACTTCAGAACTGGATTATAAACGGACCGGGTACCTGTTAAAGGTCCTACAGAATCTGAGCGCGCAAACTTTCATCACCGCGACACATACCGAGCCTCTCGTCCACCACCTCAATCAACCGAACGTCCTAACAGTAGAGAATGCCCAGATAAGCTGCATCTCCGAAACCAGTGAGAAATCCTAAGCGTAACAGTTCTACTCAAGAATCCTTAAAGAAATTAAAAAATGTCCAAAACCCAAGACTTACAGCAAATCCTTAAGGAACTCAATCAAAGGCTTCAGCTTGAGCCTAAGATGCTTGAACAAAAAGTGTTTACTCTCTGGCGAGAGTATCTTGGGACACCACTCGGTACAAAAACAGTCCCAGTATCGTTGTCAGACGGGACATTGAAGATTTACACAGAATATCCTCCATATAGAACAGAACTCCTATTTTACAAACAGAAGATTTTGGACGACCTGAACGCGGAATTAGGACAATTGATCATCACAGAACTTCGAATAGAACTACATCAAGTCCACGCCGCTCACGAGGAAAAAAGTGTCCCTTCAAGGAAAAAAAAGTCAAAGGCAAACTCAAGGAATTCCAAGACCATAAACCATCAGGTAAAATCCGAAAAGCTAGAGAGAATAGAGCAATCACTCGCCACTTTAACAGACACAGAAGTAAAAAAATCTTTGCGACGCCTGTTCACCACACAAAGCGAGGATGAGCCTTGACAAAATAGTTGAAACATGTTATCCTATTTAAGACGTTAAGGTACGTATAGCGAAACGATACGCGTCCTATTCCATTCATTGAAAACCACTCACCTATCTAAAGGAGGCACATAAGGAATCGCCTGACAATCCAGCGCGTAATTCGTCATTATAGCAAGAACAAATCATATTGGTTAGTGGCGGCACCAACTCGGTAAAAAATAATCGCTCCCGCTGGAACGATTATTGTAAAGCACACAGCCAAAAAACAAGGCGAGGGATTACAATCAAAAATGTCAAAAGAAATCCAAACATATACAGCAAGTGATATACAAATCCTTGAAGGGCTTGAGGCTGTTAGAAAACGTCCAAGCATGTACATCGGTAGCACAGGTCCTGCTGGATTACACCACCTCGTTACAGAATTAGTGGACAACTGCATAGATGAAATCGGTGCGGGTTACGGTACACAAGTTGAAGTTAAGCTTCATCGCGATGGCAGTGTGACCGTTAGCGACGACGGGCGTGGTATTCCTGTTGACACACACGCAACGGGGGTTTCCGCCCTTGAGGTCGTTATGACCACATTACACGCTGGCGGCAAATTCGATGGTCGCGAGCAAGTCGGTTACCAAACTGCCGGTGGGTTACACGGTGTCGGTGCTTCCTGCGTCAACGCTCTTTCCGAATGGTTGCATGTCCAAGTCAAGCAAAACGGCTCGATTTACGAACAACGCTACGAGCGCGGCATTCCACAAACATCTGTAGAGAAAATTGGAACCAGCAAAAAAACCGGTACTCAGACTACATTCATGCCGGATTCCGAAATATTTGACACCCTCGACTTCTCACACGATACGCTCCGCGACCGGCTCAGAGAACTCGCCTTCCTGAACAAAGGTGTCCTTATCAAATTTCAGGATGAACGCGATGAGGAAAATTCGGAACCAATTAGTTTTCAATATGATGGCGGTCTTGCTTCCTTTGTTACTTATTATAACGAAAATAAAGAGGTACTCCATCCGCAACCTATCTACATAGAAGGTGTTCATTCAGAAGTTTCGATAGAGATCGCATTTCAGTTCAACACCACTTACACCGAAAACATTAGTTCCTATGCTAACAATATCCGTACGGCTGAAGGCGGCTTCCACGAAAGCGGTTTTAAGAGTGCTCTCACGAGAGCCTTCAAAACCTACGCTACTGCCAACGATCTCTTGCGGAGTGCAAAAATAGACCTTACTGGCGAAGATATCCGTGAAGGAATGACTGCAGTCATCAGCGTCAAAGTTCCGGATCCACAATTTGAGGGACAAACGAAGTCCAAACTTGGGAACACGGAGGTTGAGGGTATCGTCCAGAGTTTCGTCGGTGCCCAACTTAAAACGCTTCTGGAAGAAAATCCTTCTGTCTCCAAACGCATTATTCAAAAATCGATTGATGCTGCGCGAGCACGTGAGGCCGCCCGCAGTGCCCGAGAAGTGGTTCGCCGCAAAGGTGTCCTTGACTCCGCTTCAATGCCAGGAAAACTCGCCGACTGCTCTGAACGCGACTCATCCCGAACAGAGCTTTTTCTTGTGGAAGGAGATTCCGCCGGTGGTACCGCCAAACAGGGACGGGATCGGCAGAATCAAGCTGTCCTTCCTCTTAAAGGTAAAGGCATTAACGTAGATAAAGCGAGGCTTGACAAAATACTCAAAAACGCTCAAGTCATTGACATCATCACGGCATTGGGAACAGGCATTGGTGCCGAGGAATTCAACCTCGAAAAACTCCGCTACGCGAAAATTATCATCATGGCAGATGCAGATGTTGATGGTGCACACATCCGAACGCTTCTTCTAACTTTCTTCTTTCGTCAGATGCCTGACCTCATTGCCGGTGGACATCTTTATATTGCCCAACCGCCGCTCTATCAAGTCAAAAAGGGGAGAAATTCACAATATCTACAAGACGATGAGGAAATGGAGGACTACCTCCTTACCTTAGCACTTGATACCGTCCAGATAACAAATGCTCGAAGGGATACCCCGTATACAGTTTCAGAGTATCGGACGATCGCCAGTTCTGTTCGCAAAATTCGCAACCTCCTCGACCAAATCAATCGAAGTGGCATACCACTCTCAAACTTGGCGGGCGAGACCACAAACTCAACAGACGCGTCCGATAAGGTAGATAAATTGCTTGCTACGCTTGAGATGCCTTCTCAGGAGATTGTCCCCTTAACTACAACATCCGAGGAGACATCTGAGGAATCAACGTCCACTACCAGCATGCAACCTACACTTTTCGGTGATGCTGGACGCAGTGCAGTCGACGAAAGGACCGGTAGACAGAATATTGGGGACTCTACTCCACGGACACGGACCTGGCATCACGAATTACGTCGGGAACTTGAGAAACTTGCTGAGTTCGACATTCAAGACACAGACTTCCTATCGCCGGAAGATGCGGATGCCTCAGATACATTGAAAAGTGAAAAATTGTTTAGCGTTCAGTCCGAAAGCGGAGAGATGTATCATGCGGAAGACATCTCTTCACTCGTGAAATAC is from Candidatus Poribacteria bacterium and encodes:
- a CDS encoding DUF721 domain-containing protein codes for the protein MSKTQDLQQILKELNQRLQLEPKMLEQKVFTLWREYLGTPLGTKTVPVSLSDGTLKIYTEYPPYRTELLFYKQKILDDLNAELGQLIITELRIELHQVHAAHEEKSVPSRKKKSKANSRNSKTINHQVKSEKLERIEQSLATLTDTEVKKSLRRLFTTQSEDEP
- the gyrB gene encoding DNA topoisomerase (ATP-hydrolyzing) subunit B, whose amino-acid sequence is MSKEIQTYTASDIQILEGLEAVRKRPSMYIGSTGPAGLHHLVTELVDNCIDEIGAGYGTQVEVKLHRDGSVTVSDDGRGIPVDTHATGVSALEVVMTTLHAGGKFDGREQVGYQTAGGLHGVGASCVNALSEWLHVQVKQNGSIYEQRYERGIPQTSVEKIGTSKKTGTQTTFMPDSEIFDTLDFSHDTLRDRLRELAFLNKGVLIKFQDERDEENSEPISFQYDGGLASFVTYYNENKEVLHPQPIYIEGVHSEVSIEIAFQFNTTYTENISSYANNIRTAEGGFHESGFKSALTRAFKTYATANDLLRSAKIDLTGEDIREGMTAVISVKVPDPQFEGQTKSKLGNTEVEGIVQSFVGAQLKTLLEENPSVSKRIIQKSIDAARAREAARSAREVVRRKGVLDSASMPGKLADCSERDSSRTELFLVEGDSAGGTAKQGRDRQNQAVLPLKGKGINVDKARLDKILKNAQVIDIITALGTGIGAEEFNLEKLRYAKIIIMADADVDGAHIRTLLLTFFFRQMPDLIAGGHLYIAQPPLYQVKKGRNSQYLQDDEEMEDYLLTLALDTVQITNARRDTPYTVSEYRTIASSVRKIRNLLDQINRSGIPLSNLAGETTNSTDASDKVDKLLATLEMPSQEIVPLTTTSEETSEESTSTTSMQPTLFGDAGRSAVDERTGRQNIGDSTPRTRTWHHELRRELEKLAEFDIQDTDFLSPEDADASDTLKSEKLFSVQSESGEMYHAEDISSLVKYLFEIEHRGLTITRYKGLAEMNAEQLRDTTMRPDERILLRVTLEDAVEADRIFTLLMGDTVEPRREFIERYGTQVNLDLYGA
- a CDS encoding DNA replication/repair protein RecF, which codes for MAKENFYVYKQMLLSHIVLRNFRNYIDCEVNFPKPVNLIIGGNAQGKTSLLEAIYFLCTAESHRATRDGELIRHNETGFYLKGTLENSSDDVMSLEATKRARGEFKLKKNGVLQTKRSEWIGQFNAVLFSPESLILVKGGPSERRRFLDLLISQIDNNYLKNLQQYRLVLKQRNELLKQIRMALANTVQLDVWDKLLIAHGTAIIVKRSEIFHQLKAYATRNHQRLTGDQENLLLTYRSALVRNDTSVRDVEDETTENLINEAEDELEVGSVESESEIKVAKHFGEALSASRRADLQRGTTLVGPHRDDFLIELENTFATHDLNSQGENSAKVLELPEIETEDQKDTASEPPLPTLPEAATLQTSEIFREGARAYGSQGQQRTIALALKLAELELIRAITGRDPIVLLDDVTSELDYKRTGYLLKVLQNLSAQTFITATHTEPLVHHLNQPNVLTVENAQISCISETSEKS
- the dnaA gene encoding chromosomal replication initiator protein DnaA translates to MRHTPNEVWLEILERLSDTAQQDVYLHQAVPLSITAEALNIAVPSAYTRARIEERFRTDIQRVLATLIGAQCALILTVDESTSEDSTDLEETQPEGSFNQLHDSEKTSDRGEPASLTQSETGLNPNYRFDRFIVGSSNMICHATALAVSENPGRDYNPLFIYGGVGLGKTHLLHAIGNRLLANQPDKKVLYVTSETFMNEYVESIVNRGSAQGFRTKYRTADMLLIDDIQFLQRKEGTQEEFFNTFNALHMNSNQIVMSSDRTPDNLENLEERLQSRFQSGMVAEINMPQYEIRIAILRQKCRDQGWGSVPDEVLSYIAEVVTTNIRELEGTLLRLIAQATILKEDLTLEFARQVLNDVGTPSPIRLRKTATSKGIQTAVADHFGIEIEDLVSQKRTRELARARQIAMYMCRELTQMSYSNIAQAFNREDHTTILYACRQIEKMIAENDEEQEMITLLLNQFR